A part of Paenibacillus donghaensis genomic DNA contains:
- a CDS encoding AraC family transcriptional regulator, with protein sequence MRSLSFLTKLTLFAFVISTLPVLFIGSFSYLTSSREIQKNVNKSKMELILQINSNVEHKLTTVNQTLNQVVSSTVLKKALDNPLDVNDFILYNDLRNEIRNMQSFDTKLEDVILLNQRQNWMVKNSGLYRLDQYKDYKQLTDLMNNSEDSSWVLSPSSWFYSEESLSVTGCDYTISLIKKLPTSKLQKYGLAMANIPACSLQDFINSDVEPLDSIMVLDEHQTILLHPDRSLIGKSVKQSGFLDTAVISDPANLSGQFTTAMSGKDYSVSYLRSQLNGWVYLSVTSIDSLTKESDKIGTYTIYVCTLMLLLSILLAWLGSRRMYTPIERLLNQMGQRKADVRSRHTNEFQIIGEQVHHLFQSKTQLENEVRQHIQQLQSFFLIKAYHGSIKKRELMEELEQFGYGTQLEEWKNMAVLTLSIDFSEDSPYEKKDLNLLLFAAHNIIEELVCPDQRLAPVIMDHAIVTLIGSTDGNTESFHKTLYSLTERLQQQINTYLKLQVSIGLSLPFNSFHKLSIAYSEGVEALKHRIKLGKGVIIQYENINSGKHYLNLNYPVHKENDLMDAIKLAEADKAKELVHQLFKSIFALELSPQEYQIPLTRLLNNTLVMMQESGISLSQIYHANGSLFEELLDLHTVAEIEDWFWSVVIYPMIKIFNSRQNAQYHNISEKIIDLVQHGYDTDLTLEECASRLHYNANYISSVFRKETQYYFSEYLTMYRFKMAKKWLEETDMPIKDIAAKLRYNNSQNFIRSFRKQEGMTPGQYRENSSSSGSSPRSGPPMEL encoded by the coding sequence GTGAGATCATTAAGCTTTCTAACCAAACTAACCTTATTCGCCTTTGTCATCAGCACATTGCCTGTGCTGTTCATCGGCTCCTTCTCTTATCTCACATCTTCCCGCGAAATTCAAAAAAATGTTAACAAAAGCAAAATGGAGCTCATTTTACAAATTAACTCAAATGTAGAACATAAGCTGACTACTGTCAATCAAACTTTAAACCAAGTCGTGAGCTCAACGGTATTAAAAAAAGCACTGGACAACCCGCTTGATGTAAACGATTTCATTCTCTATAACGATTTAAGAAACGAAATCCGCAATATGCAGTCCTTCGACACCAAGCTGGAGGATGTGATTCTGCTCAATCAGCGGCAGAACTGGATGGTCAAGAACTCCGGCCTCTACAGGCTGGATCAATACAAGGATTATAAGCAGCTGACCGATCTGATGAATAACTCTGAAGACAGCTCTTGGGTGCTGAGCCCTTCCTCCTGGTTCTACAGCGAGGAGAGTCTCAGTGTCACCGGATGCGATTACACCATTAGCCTGATCAAGAAGCTGCCCACCTCCAAGCTGCAGAAATACGGGCTCGCGATGGCCAATATTCCGGCCTGCAGTCTGCAGGACTTCATTAATTCCGATGTAGAACCGCTGGACAGCATTATGGTGCTCGATGAGCACCAGACGATTCTGCTGCACCCGGACCGTTCGCTGATCGGCAAGTCTGTCAAGCAGAGCGGATTCCTGGACACAGCAGTTATCTCTGATCCGGCCAACCTTTCCGGGCAATTTACAACGGCGATGAGCGGCAAGGATTATTCGGTTTCCTATTTGCGCTCCCAGCTTAACGGCTGGGTCTATCTGTCCGTGACTTCCATTGACAGTCTGACGAAAGAATCGGACAAAATCGGCACCTATACCATCTATGTGTGCACCTTGATGCTGCTGCTGTCCATTCTCTTGGCCTGGCTGGGCTCACGACGGATGTATACCCCTATCGAAAGGCTGCTTAACCAGATGGGCCAGCGCAAGGCCGACGTCCGCTCCAGACATACCAATGAGTTTCAGATTATCGGCGAGCAGGTGCACCATCTGTTTCAGTCCAAAACACAGCTGGAGAACGAGGTCCGCCAGCATATCCAGCAGCTGCAATCCTTTTTCCTGATCAAGGCCTATCACGGCAGCATCAAGAAACGCGAGCTAATGGAGGAGCTGGAGCAATTCGGTTATGGCACCCAGCTGGAGGAATGGAAGAACATGGCGGTCCTTACGCTGTCGATTGATTTCTCCGAGGATTCCCCTTATGAGAAAAAAGATCTGAACCTGTTGCTCTTCGCCGCCCACAATATCATTGAGGAGCTGGTTTGCCCGGACCAGCGGCTGGCACCGGTCATTATGGACCATGCGATTGTCACCTTGATCGGCAGCACAGACGGCAACACGGAGTCTTTTCATAAGACATTGTATTCCTTGACGGAGCGGCTGCAGCAGCAGATCAATACTTACTTGAAGCTGCAGGTCAGCATTGGCCTCAGCCTGCCGTTCAACTCCTTCCACAAGCTGTCGATAGCCTACAGCGAAGGTGTGGAAGCCTTGAAGCACCGTATCAAGCTGGGCAAGGGCGTCATCATTCAGTACGAGAACATCAACTCCGGGAAGCATTACCTGAACCTGAACTATCCGGTACATAAGGAGAACGATCTGATGGATGCCATTAAGCTTGCCGAAGCCGACAAGGCCAAGGAACTGGTCCATCAGCTGTTCAAATCGATCTTCGCGCTGGAGCTGTCCCCGCAGGAATATCAGATCCCGCTCACCCGGCTGCTGAACAACACGCTGGTTATGATGCAGGAATCGGGTATCAGCCTCAGCCAGATCTATCATGCCAACGGCTCGCTGTTCGAGGAGCTGCTGGACCTGCATACTGTAGCCGAGATTGAGGACTGGTTCTGGAGCGTAGTCATCTATCCGATGATCAAGATCTTCAACAGCCGCCAGAATGCGCAATACCATAATATATCCGAGAAAATCATCGATTTGGTGCAGCACGGCTATGATACTGATCTTACGCTTGAGGAATGTGCTTCCCGCCTTCATTACAATGCGAACTATATCAGCAGTGTCTTCCGCAAGGAGACGCAATATTATTTCAGCGAATATCTCACCATGTACCGGTTCAAGATGGCCAAGAAATGGCTGGAGGAAACCGATATGCCGATCAAGGACATCGCAGCCAAGCTGAGATACAACAACTCGCAGAATTTCATCCGCTCCTTCCGCAAGCAGGAAGGCATGACGCCCGGCCAATACCGGGAGAACAGCTCCAGCTCTGGTTCCAGTCCGAGATCAGGTCCGCCGATGGAACTGTGA
- a CDS encoding carbohydrate ABC transporter permease, whose product MVEDRTIGGRIFSIINFTLLALIALITVLPFVHVVAGSFTTSAEIAANKFVLIPKVWSLEAYKFIFSTNTIFKAMGVSIGVTLIGTLFSMLITSLMAYGLSRRDLDGRNVVNFMVVFTMLFHGGMIPTFLVVKELGLIDSYAALILPSAISAFNLIILKNFFQNIPEGLEESAKIDGCNDFGILFKIVLPLSMPAIATISLFYAVTYWNTYMSAILYLDNSAKWPIQVLLRQIVVLASGMDHSSTLDAAVPPPDQTIKMAVIVVATIPILMVYPFLQKHFAKGAMLGSMKG is encoded by the coding sequence ATGGTAGAAGATCGCACGATTGGCGGCAGAATCTTTTCAATTATTAACTTTACATTATTGGCGCTTATTGCATTAATCACAGTGTTGCCCTTTGTTCACGTAGTGGCAGGCTCTTTCACAACCAGTGCTGAAATTGCAGCCAACAAGTTTGTGCTGATTCCGAAGGTATGGAGTCTGGAAGCGTACAAGTTTATTTTCTCAACTAATACGATCTTCAAGGCGATGGGCGTATCGATCGGAGTAACGTTAATCGGAACTCTGTTTAGTATGCTGATCACCTCCCTGATGGCTTACGGTCTTTCCAGACGCGATCTGGACGGACGCAATGTAGTCAACTTTATGGTAGTGTTCACCATGCTGTTTCACGGCGGAATGATTCCAACCTTCCTCGTAGTGAAGGAGCTGGGGCTGATCGATTCCTATGCGGCACTTATTCTGCCGTCGGCCATCAGTGCGTTTAACCTGATTATCCTGAAGAACTTCTTTCAGAATATTCCGGAGGGTCTGGAGGAGTCGGCCAAAATTGACGGGTGTAACGATTTCGGCATCCTGTTCAAAATTGTGCTTCCGTTGTCCATGCCTGCGATTGCAACGATTTCCTTGTTCTACGCAGTAACCTACTGGAATACGTACATGAGTGCGATTCTGTATCTAGATAACAGTGCGAAATGGCCGATTCAGGTCCTGCTGAGACAGATCGTAGTGCTTGCCAGCGGGATGGACCACAGTTCAACCCTGGATGCTGCCGTACCTCCGCCGGATCAGACCATCAAAATGGCGGTTATCGTTGTAGCAACCATTCCTATTCTCATGGTGTACCCGTTCCTGCAGAAGCATTTCGCCAAAGGCGCGATGCTGGGATCCATGAAGGGCTAA
- a CDS encoding extracellular solute-binding protein, with protein sequence MSSKSKGRWLYRCCSTGMIVILILLSACSSKGDEVLQGPGGVTTPTISILAPLHFPQQPSKDIIAEMERLSGVKLDIRWVPEGVYTDKMNTGLTTNSLPKVTFVKFTDYNLVKNAIKSDAFWEIGPYLQQFPNLGKLSPSILNQAAVEGKVYGLYTERPSSRQGIIIRKDWLSHLKLAPPQTLDELYEVMRQFTYNDPDGNGKQDTFGLVDRNDLVYGVFKTLSSYFGTPNNWKQENGQFIPEFVTPEYMDTMNFMKKLYDEKIINQDFALTSKEVQRDKFIRGTAGVFIGSMTDVQRLSIEAKMVNPQAELALINRIEGPQGYKVWSIPNYFGLYLFSKKAIVTEQELLQVLSFFDRSLDKDVSNLMMYGFEGRHYSLEDGKVILPEGTSRLRVDEVSPLYSLMIASVSNTNILEVSQKEQLTALADQLSKDNEQFLVDDPTVHLSSQTYDEKNVELSVIIVDATYNYILGNLTETGFQQEVKRWKHNGGSQMIQEYNEAAKALN encoded by the coding sequence ATGTCTTCAAAATCAAAAGGTAGATGGCTATACCGATGCTGCAGTACAGGTATGATTGTTATTCTTATTCTGTTAAGCGCTTGCAGCAGCAAGGGGGATGAGGTGCTGCAGGGTCCGGGAGGTGTCACAACGCCTACGATTTCAATTCTCGCTCCGCTGCACTTTCCCCAGCAGCCCTCCAAGGATATCATCGCCGAAATGGAGCGGCTGAGCGGGGTGAAGCTGGATATCCGCTGGGTTCCTGAAGGCGTCTACACTGATAAGATGAATACGGGATTAACTACAAATTCCTTGCCCAAGGTGACCTTTGTGAAATTTACGGACTATAATCTGGTTAAGAATGCGATCAAGTCCGACGCCTTCTGGGAAATTGGGCCTTATCTGCAGCAGTTTCCCAATCTGGGGAAGCTGAGTCCTTCGATTCTGAATCAGGCTGCTGTAGAAGGTAAGGTCTATGGTCTCTACACTGAGCGCCCTTCTTCCAGACAAGGCATTATCATCCGCAAGGATTGGCTGAGCCATCTCAAGCTTGCACCGCCGCAAACCTTGGATGAGTTATATGAAGTCATGCGCCAGTTCACTTACAATGACCCCGACGGAAACGGCAAGCAGGATACGTTCGGGCTAGTGGATCGCAATGATCTGGTATATGGCGTGTTCAAGACACTCAGCTCCTATTTCGGCACACCGAATAACTGGAAACAGGAGAATGGGCAATTTATTCCTGAATTCGTGACTCCCGAATATATGGATACGATGAACTTCATGAAGAAGCTGTATGATGAGAAGATTATCAATCAGGACTTTGCCCTTACCAGCAAAGAGGTACAGCGGGACAAGTTCATCCGCGGCACCGCTGGCGTATTTATTGGAAGCATGACAGATGTGCAGCGGCTCTCCATTGAAGCGAAGATGGTGAATCCACAGGCCGAGCTGGCCTTGATCAACCGTATCGAAGGCCCACAGGGCTATAAAGTGTGGTCCATTCCCAACTATTTCGGCTTATATCTGTTCTCCAAAAAAGCAATTGTCACCGAACAGGAGCTGCTGCAGGTGTTAAGCTTCTTCGACCGCTCTCTGGACAAGGATGTATCCAATCTGATGATGTACGGGTTTGAGGGACGGCATTACAGCCTGGAGGACGGCAAGGTGATTCTTCCGGAAGGCACCTCCCGGCTGCGTGTGGATGAAGTAAGCCCACTGTATTCACTGATGATCGCCAGTGTCAGCAACACCAATATTCTGGAGGTTTCGCAGAAAGAGCAGCTTACCGCCCTGGCGGACCAGCTCAGCAAGGACAATGAGCAGTTTCTGGTCGATGATCCGACGGTTCATTTAAGCTCACAGACCTATGATGAGAAGAATGTGGAGCTGTCTGTAATTATAGTAGATGCCACCTACAACTACATTCTTGGCAATCTGACCGAAACCGGATTCCAGCAGGAAGTCAAGCGCTGGAAGCATAACGGAGGCAGCCAGATGATCCAGGAATACAATGAGGCGGCCAAAGCCCTCAATTAG
- a CDS encoding extracellular solute-binding protein, which produces MKKKSFTMLLTALLTFSAMLSGCGNSNNEAAADPTTAPATGENTTKAAETEAPSEKPTEIKIMLPLNTTETPPDTIKAEVEKLTNTKLTYQFFPADTYEEKLNSSFATGSLPQVTYLKNQTTFIQMKEAIKDGQFWEIGPLLSEFPNLNKLKPEILNNTKVDGKLYSLYIGRPLARQGIIYRKDWADKLGLQPPANTDELLAMAKAFTEQDPDGNGKKDTTGIVDRNELTYGAFKTVSSWFGTPNTWGEVDGKLAPEFTFQQYTDTMDFFKKIREGGYMNQDFAATSKTDAVNMFTSGKAGLYIGGSMQDIDTLNKDLIKNFPDAVLDTHSMVADKDGKFAQWMIPGYNNVVLFPKTSVKDEAELKKILTFFDKMMTPEVANLMYWGIEGTHYTVEDGKAKPTDDKELIEREVKGYKDSVIGEAETNGMYLSLNVLPGRIHAEELVLENVKVGVPDPTAALDSTTYTEKGVELQQIITDATYKYIYGQIDKAGFDKEVETWKSRGGAQIIEEYNAVYKK; this is translated from the coding sequence ATGAAAAAGAAATCCTTTACTATGTTGTTGACCGCACTGTTAACCTTCAGTGCAATGTTATCCGGATGCGGTAACAGTAACAACGAGGCAGCAGCTGATCCAACCACAGCACCAGCAACAGGGGAGAATACAACGAAAGCGGCAGAGACAGAGGCGCCATCTGAGAAACCGACAGAAATCAAGATCATGCTTCCATTAAATACAACAGAAACACCGCCGGATACGATCAAGGCTGAAGTAGAGAAGCTAACGAACACGAAGCTGACTTATCAATTCTTCCCGGCAGATACGTATGAAGAGAAGCTGAATTCTTCCTTCGCCACCGGCTCACTGCCACAGGTTACGTACTTGAAGAATCAGACCACCTTTATCCAGATGAAGGAAGCGATCAAGGACGGCCAGTTCTGGGAAATCGGACCGCTGCTGAGCGAATTCCCGAACCTGAACAAGCTGAAGCCTGAAATTCTCAACAATACCAAGGTGGATGGCAAGCTGTATTCGCTGTATATCGGCAGACCGCTGGCACGCCAGGGTATTATCTACCGCAAGGACTGGGCAGATAAATTGGGCCTTCAACCACCCGCCAACACGGATGAGCTGTTAGCCATGGCCAAAGCCTTCACAGAGCAGGACCCTGACGGCAATGGCAAAAAGGATACTACAGGTATCGTAGACCGCAACGAGTTGACCTATGGCGCATTCAAAACCGTCTCCTCCTGGTTTGGCACACCAAACACATGGGGCGAAGTAGACGGCAAGCTGGCACCTGAGTTCACCTTCCAGCAATATACCGATACGATGGACTTCTTTAAGAAGATTCGTGAAGGCGGATACATGAACCAGGACTTTGCAGCCACCAGTAAGACGGATGCCGTCAATATGTTCACCAGCGGCAAGGCTGGCCTGTATATCGGCGGATCGATGCAGGATATTGATACGCTCAACAAAGACCTGATCAAGAACTTCCCAGATGCCGTGCTGGATACGCACAGTATGGTCGCCGATAAGGACGGCAAGTTTGCCCAATGGATGATTCCGGGCTACAACAATGTCGTGCTGTTCCCCAAAACATCGGTCAAGGATGAAGCCGAGCTGAAGAAGATTCTGACCTTCTTTGACAAGATGATGACGCCTGAAGTAGCGAACCTGATGTACTGGGGAATTGAAGGTACCCACTACACCGTTGAGGACGGCAAGGCTAAACCTACCGACGACAAAGAGCTAATCGAACGCGAAGTAAAAGGATACAAGGACAGTGTCATCGGCGAAGCTGAAACCAATGGGATGTATTTGAGCTTGAACGTGCTTCCAGGCCGCATTCATGCGGAAGAACTGGTGCTGGAGAATGTTAAGGTTGGGGTTCCTGACCCTACTGCAGCGCTGGATTCCACGACTTACACCGAAAAAGGTGTTGAGCTGCAGCAGATCATTACAGATGCTACCTACAAATATATCTACGGCCAGATCGACAAAGCCGGATTCGACAAGGAAGTTGAGACTTGGAAATCCCGCGGCGGCGCTCAGATTATCGAAGAATACAACGCAGTTTACAAGAAATAA
- a CDS encoding MFS transporter — protein MKRVQNKELAIVLSMVAIFFMCTNMYPSFVSILITEWGGDYNSVGIIMTLASLAPLLAAIPAGFAIRRWGLRLPLFSASLVSAASCFLLFMFPSIVQLLLMLSVMKVAEIFFAVGLQTHIANISSKHSNELDKNYSWFMVYASVGALIGPILGGLLVDYGSYSMIWLILTVTLAGLSFFSFYLTDLVNGRKTTQTRAKFSFNELRRILNWRITIGMLVGSGVLFAHGARFLFLPVYLQTVGYTLTSIGIIMAARSLAAIFSRSILEPVIKIARGRSGALVSCSVVLAASIALIPVCTSFVLQLVNSIVIGLAMGIAIPLSNSVVADSADPEERSITIGISQTVNRVGQLLSPMVFGMFSQNMGVNASFYFGGILLLLISIIVIYLLVFGHHRETAAASKDKGTPKAM, from the coding sequence ATGAAACGTGTTCAGAACAAAGAACTGGCCATTGTGCTGAGTATGGTTGCGATATTTTTTATGTGTACCAATATGTATCCTTCCTTTGTATCGATTCTGATCACCGAGTGGGGAGGGGACTATAATTCCGTTGGCATCATTATGACCTTGGCCAGTCTGGCCCCGCTATTGGCCGCGATTCCGGCAGGCTTTGCGATCAGGAGATGGGGATTGCGGCTGCCTTTATTTTCTGCCAGTCTGGTCAGTGCCGCTTCCTGTTTCCTGCTGTTTATGTTTCCATCCATTGTGCAGCTGCTGCTGATGTTATCCGTTATGAAAGTGGCTGAGATTTTTTTTGCCGTTGGTCTTCAGACTCATATCGCAAATATAAGCAGCAAGCATAGCAACGAGCTGGATAAGAATTATAGCTGGTTTATGGTGTATGCTTCGGTCGGTGCGTTGATCGGTCCCATTCTGGGTGGGCTCCTGGTGGACTATGGCAGCTACAGTATGATCTGGCTGATACTGACGGTTACCTTAGCAGGTCTGTCGTTCTTTTCTTTCTACCTGACCGATCTGGTAAATGGCCGAAAGACTACGCAGACCCGAGCTAAATTCAGCTTCAACGAGCTACGCAGAATTCTGAATTGGCGGATAACGATTGGCATGCTGGTAGGCAGTGGAGTGCTTTTTGCTCATGGAGCTAGATTTCTGTTCCTACCCGTGTACTTGCAAACGGTGGGATACACCTTAACTTCCATTGGAATTATTATGGCTGCACGATCCTTAGCCGCAATATTCAGCAGATCCATTCTGGAGCCAGTCATCAAAATCGCCCGGGGTCGTTCCGGAGCCTTAGTGTCCTGTTCAGTCGTACTTGCTGCTTCTATTGCGCTTATTCCCGTGTGCACAAGCTTCGTGCTTCAGCTGGTTAATTCGATCGTTATAGGTTTGGCTATGGGGATTGCGATCCCTCTTAGCAATAGTGTAGTGGCGGACAGCGCTGATCCTGAGGAACGTTCGATTACGATCGGCATCAGTCAGACCGTGAATCGGGTAGGACAATTGCTTAGCCCTATGGTTTTTGGCATGTTCTCGCAGAACATGGGAGTCAATGCCTCTTTTTACTTCGGTGGTATTCTGTTGCTGCTGATTTCAATAATCGTTATTTATCTGCTGGTATTTGGTCATCATCGGGAAACGGCGGCGGCTTCAAAAGATAAGGGGACTCCAAAAGCCATGTGA
- a CDS encoding glycoside hydrolase family 88/105 protein: MIVSLPATPIEWAKKACDSLMDVYEAGELPPAHRWHYHQGVFLCGMELLWEKVREDRYLDYIQQYVDDLVDEQGNLYFARDELDAVQAGLLLFNLHERTGKLKYRIAAEKLRNLLLTLNKTTEGGYWHKDKYPNQMWLDGLYMAGVFSLKYANFYGEAGLRGTVLHQEKLMRKHMKDEASGLLYHAWDESRRMPWANPQTGCSPEFWSRSLGWYGLAVAQFMDLLPAEDPGRAELAKELHDFVHALIRYQDQESGLWYQVVDKGDQPDNWLETSGSCLFVYTIARAVKQGIVGEDAAEAARKGYKGLIQVLQWDEQDRLILPDICIGTSAGDYENYVTRPTVSNDLHGVGALVMACVEMESLIKGR, encoded by the coding sequence ATGATCGTCAGCTTACCAGCAACACCAATAGAGTGGGCTAAGAAGGCCTGCGATTCACTCATGGACGTTTACGAGGCAGGAGAACTGCCTCCAGCCCATCGCTGGCACTATCATCAAGGCGTATTCCTGTGCGGCATGGAGCTGCTGTGGGAAAAAGTCCGTGAGGACCGTTACCTGGATTATATCCAGCAATACGTGGATGATCTGGTGGATGAGCAAGGCAATCTGTATTTTGCCCGAGACGAGCTGGATGCCGTTCAGGCCGGGCTGCTGCTGTTCAATCTTCATGAACGGACAGGCAAGCTGAAGTACAGAATTGCTGCCGAGAAGCTGAGGAACCTGCTGCTTACGCTGAATAAAACCACGGAAGGCGGCTATTGGCACAAGGATAAATATCCGAACCAAATGTGGCTGGACGGATTGTATATGGCTGGTGTGTTCTCTCTGAAGTATGCCAATTTCTATGGAGAAGCGGGCTTGCGCGGAACGGTTCTGCATCAGGAGAAATTAATGCGCAAGCATATGAAGGATGAAGCAAGCGGCTTGCTGTATCACGCGTGGGATGAGAGCCGCCGGATGCCTTGGGCGAATCCGCAGACCGGCTGCTCTCCGGAGTTCTGGTCCCGTTCCTTGGGCTGGTACGGCCTGGCGGTCGCCCAGTTCATGGATCTGCTGCCTGCCGAAGATCCGGGACGGGCAGAGCTTGCCAAGGAGCTGCACGACTTCGTGCATGCCCTGATCCGCTATCAGGATCAGGAGAGCGGCCTATGGTATCAGGTTGTCGACAAGGGTGACCAGCCTGACAACTGGCTGGAGACCTCAGGGTCCTGCCTGTTCGTCTACACCATTGCCAGAGCTGTGAAGCAGGGGATTGTAGGCGAGGACGCAGCTGAGGCAGCCCGCAAAGGCTATAAGGGACTGATACAGGTGCTGCAGTGGGATGAGCAGGACCGGCTGATTCTGCCGGATATCTGTATCGGCACCTCGGCAGGGGATTACGAGAATTATGTAACCCGGCCAACGGTCAGCAATGATTTGCATGGTGTAGGTGCTCTGGTCATGGCCTGTGTGGAGATGGAGTCTCTGATCAAAGGCAGATAA
- a CDS encoding ABC transporter permease produces the protein MQEATAQPGSSPDLEPRVYKTSSELKKRLWRNKLLYVMLIPGVLYFLVFKYIPMYGMIIAFQDYKPYQGITGSDWVGMKHFSRLFTEPDFLNILMNTLILFGMNILIYFPIPIILALMLNEMRGNLFKRLFQTLFYLPHFMSWVIVVSISFVMVTMDGGIINELLAYFGFEKINFLLAPGWFRPMYILQVIWREAGWGTIIYLASIAAIDPGLYEAARMDGAGRLRQVWHITLPAIRGVIITLFILKIGSVLDLGFEHVYLLLNSMNREVAEIIDTYVYTAGLRQGQFSYSTAIGFFKSIVGLIMVVSVNKVSKKMGEEGVY, from the coding sequence ATGCAGGAAGCCACCGCACAGCCCGGTTCATCGCCTGATTTGGAGCCCCGGGTTTATAAAACCAGCAGTGAGCTCAAAAAGCGGCTGTGGAGAAACAAATTGCTCTATGTAATGCTTATACCGGGAGTGCTGTATTTCCTCGTATTCAAATACATTCCGATGTACGGAATGATTATCGCCTTCCAGGACTACAAGCCCTACCAGGGAATAACGGGCAGTGACTGGGTGGGAATGAAGCATTTCAGCAGACTGTTCACGGAACCGGATTTCCTCAACATCTTGATGAACACCCTCATATTGTTCGGGATGAATATTCTGATCTATTTCCCAATTCCGATTATTCTGGCTCTAATGCTGAATGAAATGCGCGGCAACTTATTCAAGCGGTTATTCCAGACCCTGTTCTATCTGCCTCACTTTATGTCATGGGTTATCGTCGTTTCCATTTCGTTCGTTATGGTAACGATGGATGGCGGGATTATCAATGAATTGCTGGCTTACTTTGGATTCGAGAAGATCAATTTCCTGCTGGCTCCAGGCTGGTTCAGGCCCATGTATATCCTGCAGGTCATCTGGAGAGAAGCGGGCTGGGGAACGATTATCTATCTGGCTTCCATTGCGGCCATTGACCCGGGATTGTATGAAGCCGCACGGATGGACGGAGCCGGAAGGCTCAGACAAGTCTGGCATATTACGCTGCCGGCCATCAGAGGCGTTATTATCACACTGTTTATTCTGAAAATCGGTTCCGTGCTCGATCTTGGATTTGAACATGTCTACTTGCTGCTTAACTCCATGAACCGGGAAGTTGCGGAAATTATCGATACGTATGTGTATACCGCTGGTTTGAGACAAGGTCAGTTCAGTTACAGTACAGCCATTGGCTTCTTTAAGTCCATTGTCGGGCTGATCATGGTAGTGTCGGTGAATAAGGTCTCCAAGAAAATGGGCGAAGAAGGCGTATATTGA